In a single window of the Amycolatopsis sp. cg5 genome:
- the thiC gene encoding phosphomethylpyrimidine synthase ThiC: protein MTTLDDAAVQPTVTTGPISGSHKVYHPTESGLRVPARRIELTNGDHFDVYDTSGPYTDDDASIDVHNGLHRLRAGWADGREHKTQLGWAKAGVITREMEYIAARERCSSEFVRDEVARGRAVIPANRCHPESEPMIIGKNFLVKINANMGNSAVWSSVEEEVDKMVWATRWGADTIMDLSTGKRIHETREWIIRNSPVPVGTVPIYQALEKVDGEPEKLTWEIYRDTIIEQCEQGVDYVTVHAGVLLRYIPLTAKRVTGIVSRGGSIMAAWCLAHHKESFLYTNFVELCEILREYDVTFSLGDGLRPGSIADANDRAQFAELETLGELTHIAREHDVQVMIEGPGHVPMHKIKENVELEEKLTGEAPFYTLGPLATDIAPGYDHITSAIGAAQIGWYGTAMLCYVTPKEHLGLPNRDDVKTGVITYKIAAHAADLAKGHPHAQEWDDELSKARFEFRWHDQFNLSLDPDTARSFHDETLPVEAAKTAHFCSMCGPKFCSMRITQDVRKYAEEHGLSTVEAIEAGMAEKSEEFGERGNKVYLPVVGQ from the coding sequence TTGACGACGCTAGATGATGCCGCCGTGCAGCCGACCGTGACCACCGGGCCGATTTCGGGCTCGCACAAGGTGTATCACCCGACCGAGTCGGGCCTGCGGGTCCCGGCGCGGCGGATCGAGCTGACCAACGGTGACCACTTCGACGTCTACGACACCTCCGGCCCGTACACCGACGACGACGCGAGCATCGATGTCCACAATGGACTTCACAGGCTGCGTGCCGGCTGGGCGGACGGCCGGGAGCACAAAACCCAGCTGGGCTGGGCGAAAGCGGGCGTGATCACCCGCGAGATGGAGTACATCGCCGCACGTGAGCGGTGCTCTTCCGAGTTCGTGCGCGACGAGGTCGCGCGGGGGCGCGCGGTGATCCCGGCGAACCGGTGCCACCCGGAGAGCGAGCCGATGATCATCGGCAAGAACTTCCTGGTGAAGATCAACGCCAACATGGGCAACTCGGCCGTCTGGTCCTCTGTGGAGGAAGAGGTCGACAAGATGGTGTGGGCCACCCGCTGGGGCGCCGACACCATCATGGACCTGTCCACCGGCAAGCGGATCCACGAGACCCGCGAGTGGATCATCCGCAACTCGCCGGTCCCGGTCGGCACCGTGCCGATCTACCAGGCGCTGGAAAAGGTCGATGGTGAGCCGGAAAAGCTGACCTGGGAGATCTACCGCGACACCATCATCGAGCAGTGCGAGCAGGGCGTCGACTACGTCACCGTGCACGCGGGCGTGCTGCTGCGCTACATCCCGCTGACCGCCAAGCGCGTCACCGGCATCGTCAGCCGCGGCGGCTCGATCATGGCGGCGTGGTGCCTCGCGCACCACAAGGAATCCTTCCTGTACACCAATTTCGTCGAGCTGTGCGAGATACTGCGCGAGTACGACGTGACGTTCTCGCTCGGCGACGGGCTGCGCCCCGGTTCGATCGCGGACGCCAACGACCGCGCGCAGTTCGCGGAGCTGGAGACGCTCGGCGAGCTGACGCACATCGCGCGTGAGCACGACGTGCAGGTGATGATCGAAGGCCCCGGCCACGTGCCGATGCACAAGATCAAGGAGAACGTCGAGCTCGAGGAGAAGCTCACCGGCGAGGCGCCGTTCTACACACTCGGCCCGCTCGCGACGGACATCGCGCCCGGCTACGACCACATCACCTCGGCCATCGGCGCGGCGCAGATCGGCTGGTACGGCACGGCGATGCTGTGTTACGTCACGCCGAAGGAGCACCTCGGCCTGCCGAACCGTGACGACGTCAAGACCGGCGTGATCACCTACAAGATCGCGGCGCACGCGGCCGACCTCGCCAAGGGGCACCCGCACGCGCAGGAGTGGGACGACGAGCTTTCCAAGGCCCGCTTCGAATTCCGCTGGCACGACCAGTTCAACCTCTCGCTCGACCCGGACACCGCGCGCTCGTTCCACGACGAGACGCTGCCGGTCGAGGCGGCGAAGACCGCGCACTTCTGTTCGATGTGCGGGCCGAAGTTCTGCTCGATGCGCATCACCCAGGACGTCCGCAAGTACGCCGAGGAACACGGACTGTCCACTGTGGAAGCGATCGAAGCCGGCATGGCCGAAAAGTCGGAGGAGTTCGGCGAACGCGGCAACAAGGTCTATCTGCCAGTCGTCGGCCAGTGA
- a CDS encoding Uma2 family endonuclease, whose translation MGTVAVDEGWRALVRSWRETDVPDGWRAEICEGEVTMVPPPGVEHNLIADLVHRALLGAVPREWGVFQTLGVSVADLRKLYVPDLVVMPVEALSRADLDPVPASGAKLVVEIVSPANARVDRVEKLRAYAEAAVPLYLLIDRFDEHGPLVTVFSEPVAGHYREVNAALFGSLIELPEPIGLKLDTNDFG comes from the coding sequence ATGGGCACCGTTGCCGTGGACGAAGGCTGGAGGGCGCTGGTGCGCTCCTGGCGGGAAACCGACGTACCGGATGGCTGGCGCGCCGAGATCTGTGAAGGAGAGGTCACGATGGTGCCGCCGCCCGGCGTCGAGCACAACCTGATCGCGGACCTGGTGCACCGTGCGTTGCTGGGCGCGGTTCCGCGGGAGTGGGGTGTCTTCCAGACGCTGGGCGTCTCGGTGGCCGATCTCCGCAAGCTGTACGTGCCCGATCTGGTGGTCATGCCGGTCGAGGCGCTTTCCCGTGCCGACCTCGATCCGGTGCCCGCGAGCGGCGCCAAGCTGGTCGTGGAAATCGTCTCGCCTGCCAACGCGCGAGTGGACCGCGTGGAGAAACTCCGGGCGTACGCCGAAGCCGCGGTCCCGCTGTACCTGCTGATCGACCGCTTCGACGAGCACGGTCCGCTCGTCACCGTGTTCTCCGAGCCGGTGGCCGGGCACTATCGCGAGGTCAACGCCGCGCTCTTCGGCAGCCTGATCGAGCTTCCCGAGCCCATCGGCCTCAAACTCGACACCAACGACTTCGGCTAG
- a CDS encoding peptide deformylase, whose translation MTVHAIRIAGDPVLHNPTREITEFDDALRTLTEDMFETMYAAEGVGLAANQIGLDLRVFVYDCPDDEGTRHKGVVVNPKLETSEIPETMPDPDDDWEGCLSAPGESFPTGRATWAKVTGQDIEGNQIEVEGTGFFARCLQHETDHLDGYIYLDRLVGRHAREAKRMLKANKWGVPGNSWLPPREPSPDDED comes from the coding sequence GTGACCGTCCATGCCATCCGAATCGCCGGCGACCCCGTGCTGCACAACCCGACTCGGGAGATCACCGAGTTCGACGACGCGCTGCGCACGCTCACCGAAGACATGTTCGAGACGATGTACGCCGCCGAGGGCGTCGGTCTGGCCGCCAACCAGATCGGCCTCGACCTGCGCGTGTTCGTGTACGACTGCCCTGACGACGAGGGCACTCGGCACAAGGGCGTCGTGGTGAACCCGAAGCTGGAGACCTCGGAGATCCCCGAGACCATGCCCGACCCCGACGACGACTGGGAGGGCTGCCTGTCCGCGCCCGGCGAGTCGTTCCCGACGGGCCGCGCGACCTGGGCGAAGGTGACCGGCCAGGACATCGAGGGCAACCAGATCGAGGTCGAGGGCACCGGGTTCTTCGCGCGCTGCCTGCAGCACGAGACCGACCACCTGGACGGGTACATCTACCTGGACCGCCTGGTCGGCCGCCACGCCCGCGAGGCCAAGCGCATGCTCAAGGCCAACAAGTGGGGCGTGCCCGGCAACTCCTGGCTTCCCCCGCGCGAGCCCTCCCCCGACGACGAAGACTGA
- a CDS encoding winged helix-turn-helix transcriptional regulator, translating into METTSEQHWDVYLKNCPCRDVLDLLANKWTALMLGALRRRPHRFGELRRAVEGISQKMLTQNLRALERDGLITRTVYPTTPPTVEYALTDLGADVSRHLVALSTWSQANFGRIREARETFDSRVVEPVS; encoded by the coding sequence ATGGAAACTACCTCTGAACAGCACTGGGACGTCTATCTGAAGAACTGCCCGTGCCGGGACGTGCTCGACCTGCTGGCGAACAAGTGGACAGCGCTGATGCTCGGCGCGCTCCGGCGGCGCCCGCACCGCTTCGGCGAGCTGCGCCGCGCGGTCGAGGGCATCAGCCAGAAGATGCTCACCCAGAACCTGCGCGCGCTGGAGCGCGACGGGCTGATCACGCGCACGGTCTACCCGACGACCCCGCCGACCGTCGAGTACGCGCTGACCGACCTCGGCGCGGACGTCTCCCGGCACCTCGTCGCGCTGAGCACCTGGTCGCAGGCGAACTTCGGCCGTATCCGCGAAGCGAGGGAGACCTTCGACTCCCGCGTCGTCGAACCCGTCTCGTGA
- a CDS encoding LytR C-terminal domain-containing protein, with amino-acid sequence MSVFSGLSRPLKAAGLALIGLAVIAGVIGGVTALTGGESNDTAQPSQSSNPPPPASGTPAPSSSAPAPPSPSPSASPSPSASPSAPPSSTVPGGAQPTPGGQPGGPQQVAKWVTVRVYNNSTIHGLAARAAEDFKASGWNVAEVSNYSAGVIPATTAYYRPGTDEEAAAKALAAEFGMRAEARFEGIQQSSPGVIVIVTNNYQTAKGK; translated from the coding sequence ATGAGTGTGTTCTCCGGGCTCTCCCGGCCGTTGAAGGCGGCCGGGCTGGCACTGATCGGCCTCGCGGTGATCGCGGGGGTGATCGGCGGCGTGACCGCGCTGACCGGTGGTGAGTCGAACGACACGGCCCAGCCGTCACAGTCCTCGAACCCGCCGCCACCCGCGTCCGGCACGCCCGCGCCTTCTTCGTCGGCACCGGCCCCGCCGTCGCCGTCGCCCTCCGCGTCGCCGTCACCTTCGGCCTCGCCGAGCGCCCCGCCGTCGAGCACGGTGCCCGGCGGCGCCCAGCCGACCCCGGGTGGCCAGCCCGGCGGCCCGCAGCAGGTGGCGAAGTGGGTGACCGTGCGCGTCTACAACAACAGCACGATCCACGGCCTCGCCGCCCGCGCCGCCGAAGACTTCAAGGCCTCCGGCTGGAACGTCGCCGAGGTCAGCAACTACTCGGCAGGCGTCATCCCGGCGACCACGGCCTACTACCGGCCCGGCACCGACGAGGAAGCCGCGGCGAAGGCGCTCGCCGCCGAGTTCGGCATGCGCGCCGAGGCCCGCTTCGAGGGCATCCAGCAGTCCTCGCCCGGCGTCATCGTCATCGTCACGAACAACTACCAGACCGCCAAGGGCAAGTAG
- a CDS encoding glycoside hydrolase family 15 protein: MREFLYPALAGLLVTGLIPAAAAAAPSADAPGAPGTHPSWLPANKTGFGTARSQAGNVWFTLQAGQLSEVYYPDLSTPAIRSLNFVVSDGRGATVDADAKSQQVRRLDGLTYEQTITDDQHRWKLKKTYVTDPARATVLVSADFQSLTGKPFGVYAVMDPDLTNDGSDDSANVTGDAVVAGDAKTGAALTAKPGFTHKSAGYAGVSDGRTQLTKTGKLVDYPSAAKGNVVVTGQTTVDGLRTKHVDLAIGLGANTAAALDTARLSQRAPFEAVAKANERGWRGYLRDVKGAPDSLKTKQERDLYEASVLMLAASEDKLHPGAFIASPSMPWRFGNNDPEWSPSGTYHLVWPRDLYQIATGMLAAGDRRAAERAVDYMFGTQQRPDGHLPQNSHVNGTPYWTSIQLDETAFPIVLAQQLGKKDAKTWAGVRKAADFILGYKGEKGQPSPYSQQERWEEQDGWSPSTIASVIAGLVCAADIAKANGASADAARYLAAADKFKADLAKQTITTNGPLSKDPYFVRLTKDGDANNGTKYNLGNSSLTKDQREVTDAGFLDLVRLGIYRADDPVIVNSIKVTDSDIAFTTPTGQFWHRYSLDGYGEQADGKPWDYTYPAESRTTFGRLWPLLAGERGEYDLANGDRAMAAKRLRDLGRVSSSGDTMPEQVWDQNAPSGQTGFPPGTPTASATPLAWTHAQYLRLAWSVQAGTVIEQPRVVRCHFLGC; the protein is encoded by the coding sequence ATGCGCGAATTCCTGTACCCGGCGCTGGCCGGTCTGCTGGTCACCGGGCTGATCCCGGCGGCGGCAGCGGCGGCGCCGAGCGCGGACGCGCCGGGCGCACCCGGCACGCATCCGAGCTGGCTCCCGGCCAACAAGACCGGCTTCGGCACCGCCCGCTCGCAGGCAGGCAACGTCTGGTTCACGCTGCAGGCGGGCCAGCTGTCCGAGGTCTACTACCCGGACCTGTCCACTCCGGCCATCCGCTCGCTCAACTTCGTCGTCAGCGACGGCCGCGGCGCCACGGTCGACGCCGACGCCAAGTCCCAGCAGGTCCGCAGGCTCGACGGGCTGACCTACGAGCAGACGATCACCGACGACCAGCACCGCTGGAAGCTCAAGAAGACCTACGTGACCGACCCGGCGCGCGCGACGGTGCTCGTCAGCGCCGACTTCCAGTCGCTGACCGGCAAGCCGTTCGGCGTCTACGCGGTCATGGACCCGGATCTGACCAACGACGGCTCGGACGACTCGGCGAACGTCACCGGCGACGCGGTCGTCGCCGGTGACGCCAAGACCGGCGCCGCGCTGACCGCCAAGCCCGGCTTCACGCACAAGAGCGCCGGCTACGCGGGCGTGTCCGACGGCAGGACGCAGCTGACCAAGACGGGCAAGCTCGTCGACTACCCGAGTGCCGCCAAGGGCAACGTCGTGGTCACCGGTCAGACCACAGTGGACGGTCTGCGCACGAAGCACGTCGACCTCGCCATCGGACTCGGCGCGAACACCGCCGCCGCGCTGGACACCGCGCGCCTGTCGCAGCGCGCGCCGTTCGAAGCGGTGGCCAAGGCGAACGAACGCGGCTGGCGCGGATATCTGCGCGACGTCAAGGGCGCGCCCGATTCGCTGAAGACCAAGCAGGAGCGCGATCTCTACGAGGCTTCGGTGCTGATGCTCGCCGCGAGCGAGGACAAGCTGCACCCCGGCGCGTTCATCGCGTCGCCGAGCATGCCTTGGCGCTTCGGCAACAACGACCCCGAATGGTCGCCGTCGGGCACCTATCACCTGGTGTGGCCGCGCGACCTGTACCAAATCGCCACCGGCATGCTCGCCGCGGGCGACCGGCGCGCCGCCGAGCGCGCGGTGGACTACATGTTCGGCACGCAGCAGCGGCCCGACGGGCACCTGCCGCAGAACTCGCACGTCAACGGCACCCCGTACTGGACGTCCATCCAGCTCGACGAGACCGCGTTCCCGATCGTGCTCGCGCAGCAGCTCGGCAAGAAGGACGCGAAGACCTGGGCGGGCGTGCGCAAGGCGGCCGACTTCATCCTCGGCTACAAGGGCGAGAAGGGGCAGCCGTCGCCGTACTCGCAGCAGGAGCGCTGGGAGGAGCAGGACGGCTGGTCGCCTTCGACGATCGCCTCGGTGATCGCCGGTCTGGTCTGCGCGGCCGACATCGCGAAGGCCAACGGCGCGTCCGCCGACGCGGCGCGCTACCTGGCGGCGGCGGACAAGTTCAAGGCCGACCTCGCCAAGCAGACGATCACCACGAACGGCCCGCTGTCGAAGGACCCGTACTTCGTCCGGCTGACCAAGGACGGCGACGCCAACAACGGCACCAAGTACAACCTGGGCAACTCGAGCCTCACGAAGGACCAGCGCGAGGTCACCGACGCCGGGTTCCTCGACCTGGTGCGCCTCGGCATCTACCGCGCCGACGATCCGGTCATCGTGAACAGCATCAAGGTGACCGACTCCGACATCGCGTTCACGACACCGACCGGGCAGTTCTGGCACCGGTACTCGCTCGACGGCTACGGCGAGCAGGCCGACGGCAAGCCGTGGGACTACACGTACCCGGCCGAAAGCCGGACGACGTTCGGCAGGCTGTGGCCACTGCTCGCGGGTGAGCGCGGCGAATACGACCTGGCCAACGGCGACCGGGCGATGGCGGCCAAACGTCTGCGCGACCTCGGCCGGGTGAGCAGCTCGGGCGACACCATGCCCGAGCAGGTCTGGGACCAGAACGCGCCATCGGGCCAGACGGGCTTCCCGCCGGGCACGCCGACCGCGTCGGCGACGCCGCTGGCCTGGACGCACGCCCAGTACCTCCGCCTCGCCTGGTCGGTGCAGGCAGGCACGGTCATCGAGCAACCCCGCGTGGTCCGCTGCCACTTCCTGGGCTGCTGA
- a CDS encoding phosphatidylinositol-specific phospholipase C domain-containing protein — protein sequence MRFSSAALAAGMLLAVMTGTAHADPAKVSGSTTVGVHNTYDTAAYDYLARSLDNGTSMIELDVWPNIFTKEWKVSHSNPLGNGNNCVAATSASQLYTGGKNKNLEYCLDDIRIWLDAHPGKGPILLKLEMKTGFSDNGGRGPDELDASIRGHLGGHVFRPADLLGGYATLDEAAKADNWPARSSLQGKVFIEIIPGTVEEGNPTDTLKTDVEYARYLVGLKNAGRLGDAQVFPTVHGAVGGDPRDKYEAALKPWFVFFDGDANAWLGNTGPWWYDANHYFVVMTDAHNVAPAIDSRNPTPEQATQRLNDLAKAHASVITSDWVGLTSVLPLVAPRG from the coding sequence ATGCGATTCTCCTCGGCAGCGCTGGCGGCGGGAATGCTGCTCGCCGTGATGACGGGCACGGCACACGCCGACCCGGCGAAGGTCTCCGGCAGCACCACGGTCGGGGTGCACAACACCTACGACACGGCCGCCTACGACTACCTCGCCCGCTCGCTCGACAACGGCACGTCGATGATCGAGCTGGACGTCTGGCCGAACATCTTCACCAAGGAGTGGAAGGTCAGCCACTCCAACCCGCTGGGCAACGGCAACAACTGCGTCGCCGCGACCTCGGCGTCCCAGCTCTACACCGGCGGCAAGAACAAGAACCTCGAGTACTGCCTCGACGACATCCGGATCTGGCTCGACGCGCATCCCGGCAAAGGCCCGATCCTGCTCAAGCTGGAGATGAAGACCGGCTTCTCCGACAACGGCGGCCGCGGCCCCGACGAGCTCGACGCGTCCATCCGCGGGCATCTCGGCGGGCACGTGTTCCGCCCGGCGGACCTGCTCGGCGGCTACGCCACGCTCGACGAGGCGGCGAAGGCGGACAACTGGCCGGCCCGGAGTTCCTTGCAGGGCAAGGTGTTCATCGAGATCATCCCCGGCACCGTCGAAGAGGGTAACCCGACGGACACGCTCAAGACCGACGTCGAGTACGCGCGGTACCTGGTCGGCCTGAAGAACGCGGGCAGGCTCGGCGACGCGCAGGTGTTCCCGACCGTGCACGGCGCGGTCGGCGGCGATCCGCGTGACAAGTACGAAGCGGCGCTGAAGCCCTGGTTCGTGTTCTTCGACGGTGACGCGAACGCGTGGCTGGGCAACACCGGCCCGTGGTGGTACGACGCCAATCACTACTTCGTCGTGATGACCGACGCGCACAACGTCGCGCCCGCCATCGACTCGCGCAACCCGACCCCGGAGCAGGCCACCCAGCGCCTCAACGATCTCGCGAAGGCGCATGCCTCGGTGATCACGTCGGACTGGGTGGGCCTGACCTCGGTGCTCCCGCTGGTCGCGCCTCGGGGTTAA
- the thiD gene encoding bifunctional hydroxymethylpyrimidine kinase/phosphomethylpyrimidine kinase yields MKTALTIAGSDSGGAAGLQADLRTFLTCGVHGLVAVTAVTVQNTLGVHDRADLPPHIVAGQIEAVAADMGVNAAKTGMLASAEIIRAVAEACDKAGIGRDFKTPFVVDPVAASMHGTPLFDADGLAALRDELLPRATVLTPNLDEVRLLTGMEVTTRDQMHQAAFVLQRLGPRYVLVKGGHLKADPECMDLLFDGSTFVELEGPRFDTPHTHGAGDTMASALTAGLSRGMPVVEAARFAKAFVSKAVENSYPMGEKVGPVSAFWRLAPE; encoded by the coding sequence ATGAAGACCGCGCTCACCATCGCAGGCTCGGACTCCGGCGGCGCCGCCGGCCTGCAGGCGGACCTGCGCACCTTCCTGACCTGCGGAGTCCACGGTCTCGTCGCCGTCACCGCGGTGACCGTGCAGAACACGCTCGGCGTGCACGACCGCGCCGACCTGCCGCCGCACATCGTCGCCGGGCAGATCGAGGCGGTGGCCGCCGACATGGGCGTCAACGCCGCCAAGACCGGGATGCTCGCGTCTGCGGAGATCATCCGCGCCGTCGCCGAAGCCTGTGACAAGGCGGGCATCGGGCGCGACTTCAAGACCCCGTTCGTCGTCGACCCGGTCGCCGCGTCGATGCACGGCACGCCGCTGTTCGACGCCGACGGGCTCGCCGCGCTGCGCGACGAGCTGCTGCCACGCGCGACCGTGCTCACGCCGAATCTCGACGAGGTGCGGCTGCTGACCGGCATGGAGGTCACCACCCGCGACCAGATGCACCAGGCCGCGTTCGTGCTGCAGCGGCTGGGCCCGCGCTACGTGCTGGTCAAGGGCGGCCACCTGAAGGCCGATCCCGAATGCATGGACCTGCTCTTCGACGGCTCCACGTTCGTCGAGCTCGAAGGGCCGCGCTTCGACACCCCGCACACGCACGGCGCCGGTGACACCATGGCGTCCGCGCTGACCGCCGGGCTGTCGCGGGGGATGCCGGTGGTCGAGGCGGCCCGATTCGCGAAGGCGTTCGTCAGCAAGGCGGTCGAAAACTCCTACCCCATGGGCGAAAAGGTCGGTCCGGTCTCCGCGTTCTGGCGGCTCGCGCCCGAATAG
- a CDS encoding DUF3263 domain-containing protein, with translation MDAAESLADSSGEGQAEPIEGLSPREVEVLAFERQWFRYAGAKEQAIREKFGLSPTRYYQVLNQLLEKQEALQADPMLVKRLRKMRAARQRTRSARRLGIELP, from the coding sequence ATGGACGCCGCGGAGTCGCTCGCCGATTCGTCCGGCGAGGGCCAGGCCGAGCCCATCGAGGGTCTCTCACCGCGCGAGGTCGAGGTACTCGCATTCGAACGCCAGTGGTTCAGGTACGCGGGCGCGAAGGAACAGGCGATCCGGGAGAAGTTCGGGCTCTCGCCGACGCGGTACTACCAGGTCTTGAACCAGCTGCTGGAAAAGCAGGAAGCACTGCAGGCGGACCCGATGCTGGTCAAACGCCTGCGCAAGATGCGTGCCGCGCGTCAGCGCACCAGGTCGGCACGGCGACTGGGGATTGAACTTCCATGA
- the thiD gene encoding bifunctional hydroxymethylpyrimidine kinase/phosphomethylpyrimidine kinase, translating into MTPRTALTIAGSDSGGGAGIQADLRTFFACGVHGLVSLTAVTVQNSLGVQGFTEIPAEVVTAQIKAVATDMGVGAAKTGMLATAEIIRAVAKTLDEVHIGQSTAVPFVVDPVAASMTGHALLREEALDAIRTELFPRATLVTPNLDEVRLLTGISVTDTASQRSAAEALLEFGSAWVLVKGGHMQDAGDCVDLLSDGREVIELSGPRYDTENTHGGGDTLASAITASLAKGADVPTAVADGKRFIERCVAESYPLGKGVGPVSPFWRLKD; encoded by the coding sequence GTGACACCGAGGACCGCTCTCACCATCGCCGGATCCGACTCCGGCGGTGGTGCGGGCATCCAGGCCGACCTGCGCACGTTCTTCGCGTGCGGGGTGCACGGGCTGGTGTCGCTGACGGCGGTCACCGTGCAGAACTCGTTGGGCGTGCAGGGTTTCACGGAGATACCGGCCGAGGTCGTCACCGCGCAGATCAAGGCGGTGGCGACGGACATGGGCGTCGGCGCGGCCAAGACCGGCATGCTGGCGACGGCCGAGATCATCCGCGCGGTGGCGAAAACGCTCGACGAGGTCCACATCGGACAGAGCACCGCGGTGCCGTTCGTGGTCGACCCGGTCGCGGCTTCGATGACCGGGCACGCCCTGTTGCGCGAAGAGGCGCTGGACGCGATCCGGACCGAGCTGTTCCCGCGCGCGACCTTGGTGACGCCGAATCTCGACGAAGTCCGTTTGCTCACCGGGATTTCGGTGACGGACACGGCTTCGCAGCGGTCGGCCGCGGAAGCGTTGCTGGAGTTCGGTTCCGCGTGGGTGCTCGTCAAGGGCGGGCACATGCAGGACGCCGGCGACTGCGTCGACCTGCTTTCGGACGGCCGGGAGGTCATCGAACTGAGCGGGCCGCGCTACGACACCGAGAACACGCATGGCGGCGGCGACACGCTCGCGTCGGCCATCACCGCCTCGCTGGCCAAGGGCGCGGACGTGCCGACGGCCGTGGCCGATGGCAAGCGGTTCATCGAGCGGTGCGTGGCTGAGTCCTACCCGCTGGGCAAGGGAGTCGGCCCGGTCTCGCCGTTCTGGCGGCTCAAGGATTAG
- a CDS encoding NADP-dependent oxidoreductase: MRVVTQQEFGGPEVLRVIETDRPAPGPTEVLVRVHAAGINPVDWKSRAHEVFMGEPPYTLGWDVSGVVEELGFGATGVDVGDEVLGMPLFPKQAAAYADYVVAPSRHFVRKPENLSHAEAAGLPLAGLTAWQALVDVANVRPGQRVLVDGAAGGVGHLAVQIAKARGAYVLGAASAPKHDFLRSIGVDEPLDYRDPAVTASEVDVLLAVVGPESTTRWLPAVRDSGIVVTVAAGGADGVRHRQVLVEPDQIGLTGLVGLIEKGQLKVHVEQAFTLEDVAKAHELGEGGRVVGKLVLNVL; this comes from the coding sequence ATGCGAGTGGTGACCCAGCAGGAGTTCGGCGGACCCGAAGTGCTGCGTGTGATCGAGACCGACCGGCCTGCGCCGGGCCCGACCGAGGTGCTCGTGCGGGTGCACGCCGCCGGGATCAACCCGGTCGACTGGAAGTCGCGGGCGCACGAGGTCTTCATGGGTGAGCCGCCGTACACGCTCGGCTGGGACGTCTCCGGCGTCGTCGAAGAGCTCGGGTTCGGCGCCACCGGGGTCGACGTCGGCGACGAGGTGCTCGGCATGCCGTTGTTCCCGAAGCAGGCCGCGGCGTACGCGGACTACGTGGTCGCGCCGTCGCGTCACTTCGTGCGCAAGCCGGAGAACCTGTCGCACGCCGAGGCGGCCGGGCTTCCGCTCGCCGGGCTGACCGCGTGGCAGGCGCTGGTCGACGTCGCGAACGTCCGGCCGGGGCAGCGGGTGCTCGTGGACGGCGCGGCCGGCGGGGTGGGCCATCTGGCCGTGCAGATCGCGAAGGCGCGTGGCGCGTACGTGCTCGGCGCGGCGAGCGCGCCGAAGCATGACTTCCTGCGGTCCATCGGCGTCGACGAGCCGCTCGACTACCGCGACCCGGCGGTCACCGCGTCGGAGGTGGACGTGCTGCTCGCCGTCGTCGGCCCCGAAAGCACCACGCGCTGGCTCCCCGCCGTGCGGGACAGCGGAATCGTGGTCACGGTGGCGGCGGGCGGCGCCGACGGCGTGCGCCACCGCCAGGTGCTGGTCGAGCCCGACCAGATCGGTCTCACCGGCCTGGTCGGGCTCATCGAAAAGGGACAGCTCAAGGTCCACGTCGAGCAGGCGTTCACGCTGGAAGACGTCGCCAAGGCGCATGAACTCGGCGAAGGCGGCCGCGTGGTCGGCAAGCTCGTGCTGAACGTGCTTTAA